Part of the Actinomycetota bacterium genome is shown below.
TGGTCGGCGAACCAGGCCTGGGCTCGCTGCAGGAACCCGACCGCAGTCTGGCTGGTCTCATCGGGGTGGATCTCGGCATAGGCCAGCCGGGAGTGGTCATCGACCGCGGCGTGGATGAACCCATGACCGATCAGCGGGTTGCGATGCCGGCTGTGGTGGCCGCTGGAGCGGTCGGCCTGGCGGTTGCGGCCACCGACAGCGCGGCCCAGGAACCGATGGCCACCTCCGACCGGGATGCTGCCCAACTTCTTGACATCGATGTGGACCAGGTCGCCGGGATGGGGGTGCTCATAGCGACGGATGGGCTGGCCGGTGGCCCGGTCCAGATGGGCCAGGCGACTGATGCGGCAGCGGACCAACACGGCATGCACCGTCGAGGGAGCCAACCCGACCCGAGCGGCGATCTGGACCGGCCCGAGCCGCTGGGTCCAGCGCAGGTGCACGATCTGGCGCACCACCGGCGCGGGGTGCGCC
Proteins encoded:
- a CDS encoding IS481 family transposase, with the translated sequence AHPAPVVRQIVHLRWTQRLGPVQIAARVGLAPSTVHAVLVRCRISRLAHLDRATGQPIRRYEHPHPGDLVHIDVKKLGSIPVGGGHRFLGRAVGGRNRQADRSSGHHSRHRNPLIGHGFIHAAVDDHSRLAYAEIHPDETSQTAVGFLQRAQAWFADHGVVTQRVLTDNGSCYRSHRWRQTCQQLGITATRTRPSRPQTNGKVERFNRTLVEGWAYRRLYPSEAARRAAFSPWLHWYNHHRPHSALSGRPPITRCTNLPEPYT